A genomic segment from Vidua macroura isolate BioBank_ID:100142 chromosome Z, ASM2450914v1, whole genome shotgun sequence encodes:
- the LOC128822337 gene encoding 3'-5' RNA helicase YTHDC2-like: MSRHRRVLRRQPGGAAGDWAAGAAGRARAEALREVGVDEVVEMAVQLALERFRSGDEAEMEFPSSFTSTERAFVHRLCQSLGLVSKSKGKGANRYLTVRKKDVSEAHAGMTCGLALRTKHAVRSLIQRFPVTNKEGTELLPRTERGNACAVESENKEVNKITFRLNDGIPQVPVKRGESEFDSFRQSLPVLEKQEEIVQIIKDNKIVLIIGETGSGKTTQIPQFILDDCYKNGTACRVFCTQPRRLAAVAVAERVAAERREKIGQTIGYQIRLESRVSPKTLVTFCTNDMLLGTLMAGDSTLSTVTHVIVVSILWSFMWG; encoded by the exons ATGTCGCGACACAGGCGGGTTCTGCGGCGgcagcccggcggggctgcgggggactgggctgccggcgccgcggggcgcGCCCGGGCCGAGGCCCTCAGGGAGGTCGGCGTGGACGAGGTGGTGGAAATGGCGGTGCAGCTCGCCCTGGAGCGGTTCCGGAGCGGGGACGAGGCGG AGATGGAATTTCCTTCTAGTTTCACTAGTACTGAAAGAGCATTTGTTCACCGTCTCTGTCAGTCTCTTGGACTGGTATCTAAAAGCAAAGG aaaaggagccaatcGCTACCTGACTGTAAGGAAGAAGGATGTATCAGAGGCACACGCAGGCATGACTTGTGGCTTGGCTCTCCGTACGAAACACGCTGTTCGGAGTCTGATTCAGCGCTTTCCCGTCACAAATAAGGAAGGCACGgaactcctgccaaggacaGAGCGAGGAAATGCCTGTGCTGTTGAATCTG aaaacaaagaagtaaacaaGATAACTTTTCGACTTAATGATGGTATCCCCCAGGTCCCAGTGAAAAGAGGGGAATCAGAGTTTGATTCCTTCAGGCAGTCACTACCAGTTCttgagaaacaggaagaaattgtccaaataataaaggacaataaaattgttttgatcATAGGAGAGACTGGATCAGGAAAAACTACGCAA ATTCCTCAATTTATCCTTGATGACTGCTACAAGAATGGAACTGCCTGTCGTGTGTTCTGTACTCAGCCCAGACGTTtagcagctgttgctgtggctgaaagagtggcagcagaaagaagagagaagattgGCCAGACAATTGGTTACCAGATCCGGTTAGAAAGCAG GGTTTCTCCAAAGACACTGGTAACATTCTGCACTAATGACATGCTCCTTGGCACGctgatggcaggagacagcaccCTCTCCACCGTGACCCATGTTATTGTGGTGAGCATCCTGTGGTCTTTCATGTGGG GATGA
- the LOC128822285 gene encoding serine/threonine-protein kinase PAK 3-like, producing the protein MENPVMKYTELEYIGRGTFGDVCRALDNATGGQVAIKKINLQGPRKKELKVNEFMLMKTNKNPNLVNYLDSYLVDGQLWLVMEYMDGGTLSNVISETHLSEDEMAAISRECLQGLDFLHSNHVIHRYVKSSNILLRTDGSVKLADSGLFVQLTPEQSRRSSVASTSGWMAPEVVTGQPCGPKVDIWSLGIVGIEMVEREVPYQYETPVSAQLLIARGGRPKLRQPNRCSSCLRDFLSCCLQTDEARRWSAKKLLQHPFVTSAKPASTLVPLINSVKKEKKKTRRVKILSP; encoded by the exons atggaaaatcctgtGATGAAATACACGGAACTGGAATATATTGGCAGAGG gacttttggagatgtttgcagagcacttgacaatgccacaggagggcag gtggccataaagaaaataaatctccaaggaccgaggaagaaggaactaaaAGTCAATGAATTCATGCTCATGAAGACAAATAAGAATCCCAACTTGGTCAACTATTTAGACAG ctaccttgtggatgggcagctctggctggtcaTGGAGTACATGGACGGAGGCACTCTGAGTAATGTCATCAGCGAGACCCACCTGTCTGAAGACGAGATGGCAGCCATCAGTAGGGag tgcctgcaaggcctggattttcttcactcgaACCATGTGATCCACCGAtatgtgaagagcagcaacatccttctcagaaccgacggctctgtcaagctgg ctgactctggccTGTTTGTtcagctcacccctgagcagagtcgacggagctcagtggccagcacttctgggtggatggcgcctgaagtggtgacaggtcaaccatgtggccccaaagtggacatatggTCTCTTGGAATCGTGGGCATCGAAATGGTGGAACGAGAAGTTCCTTACCAGTatgaaactcctgtttcg gctcAACTCCTGATAGCCAGAGGAGGGAGACCAAAGCTGCGGCAGCCCAACCGATGCTCGTCTTGCCTGCGTGACTTcttgagctgctgcctgcagacagaCGAGGCACGGCGCTGGTCTGCCAAGaagctcctgcag catccatttgtaacaTCAGCCAAGCCAGCGTCCACCCTGGTACCACTCATCaactcagtgaagaaggagaagaagaagacaagAAGAGTCAAGATATTATCTCCATAA